In the genome of Aureimonas sp. OT7, one region contains:
- a CDS encoding ABC transporter permease, protein MTRSARSILADPLFLALCAAVGLLAIGEILSPGFARGSQIVSLLTVAAILGIVAAGQNLVILGGREGIDLSVGAMISLGAVLAGNVMDGSNAALPFAILVAAGVPFLIGLVNGCGVTLLRIPPLVMTLGMTAVIQGALVVYSQGVPSGSAAPALSAFVNRPLILGIPGILFVWAAIAVLMLFMLRRTRFGFSVYAIGSNERAAALTGIPVPAVRILLYGLSGFFAGLTGLFVIGYTGTSFISVGNQYVLPSIIAVVIGGTSLAGGTGGYIGTVAGAIVLTLLQSVLITLNLDVWARQIIFGLTLLALLLLYGRQRALRV, encoded by the coding sequence ATGACCCGCTCCGCCCGCAGCATCCTGGCCGATCCGCTGTTTCTGGCGCTTTGTGCCGCCGTCGGCCTTCTGGCCATCGGCGAGATCCTGTCACCCGGCTTCGCACGCGGTTCGCAGATCGTCAGCCTGCTCACCGTCGCCGCGATCCTCGGCATCGTCGCGGCAGGCCAGAACCTCGTCATCCTCGGGGGCCGGGAAGGGATAGACCTGTCCGTCGGCGCGATGATCTCGCTTGGGGCCGTTCTGGCCGGAAACGTCATGGACGGAAGCAATGCCGCGCTACCGTTCGCCATTCTGGTCGCGGCCGGCGTGCCATTCCTGATCGGCCTCGTCAACGGCTGCGGCGTAACGCTGCTGCGCATTCCGCCGCTGGTCATGACGCTCGGCATGACGGCCGTCATACAGGGTGCGCTGGTGGTCTATTCGCAGGGTGTGCCTTCGGGCAGCGCCGCGCCGGCCCTGTCCGCCTTCGTGAACAGGCCGCTTATTCTCGGCATTCCGGGCATCCTGTTCGTCTGGGCCGCCATCGCCGTGCTCATGCTGTTCATGCTGCGCCGGACGCGCTTCGGCTTTTCGGTCTATGCCATCGGCTCCAACGAGCGCGCGGCGGCACTGACCGGCATTCCCGTACCGGCGGTCCGCATCCTGCTCTACGGCTTGTCCGGGTTTTTCGCCGGCCTGACCGGCCTGTTCGTGATCGGCTACACCGGCACCAGCTTCATCAGCGTCGGCAACCAGTATGTTCTGCCGTCCATCATCGCCGTCGTCATCGGCGGCACGTCGCTGGCGGGCGGCACCGGGGGCTACATCGGCACTGTAGCGGGCGCCATCGTACTGACGCTTCTTCAAAGCGTGCTGATTACCCTCAATCTCGATGTCTGGGCGCGGCAGATCATCTTCGGGCTGACGCTCCTCGCCCTCCTGCTGCTTTACGGGCGGCAGCGCGCCTTGCGGGTCTAG
- a CDS encoding carbohydrate ABC transporter permease translates to MAWTAVAAMLAVLTLFPLFWMLSIAFKSDAEAFSSNLLPHMPTVANFVYVLTEVPFWLYMANSLIVSITVTVAALVFHSMAGYALARLRFPGREAIFLGIFSTLLVSLPVIIVPLFVIVRAMGMLNSYAGLIVPAIFNAFGIFLLRQYYLSIPREIEEAALVDGAGYWRIYRSLILPLSKPILSALAILFFLANWNSFLWPLTVASDPDLWVVQVGIANFMSQYTASWTYIMAGSTIVAIPTLVLFLIFQRQIMDSMKTSGLK, encoded by the coding sequence ATGGCCTGGACAGCCGTCGCCGCAATGCTGGCGGTGCTGACGCTCTTTCCCTTGTTCTGGATGCTGTCCATCGCCTTCAAGTCGGATGCGGAGGCATTCTCGTCCAACCTGTTGCCGCATATGCCGACCGTCGCCAACTTCGTCTATGTCCTGACCGAAGTTCCCTTCTGGTTGTACATGGCCAACAGCTTGATCGTGTCGATCACCGTTACCGTGGCCGCACTGGTCTTTCACTCGATGGCAGGCTACGCCCTGGCGCGCCTTCGCTTTCCTGGTCGCGAGGCCATCTTCCTCGGCATCTTCTCGACGTTGCTCGTGTCGCTTCCGGTCATCATCGTGCCGCTCTTCGTGATCGTGCGAGCCATGGGAATGCTCAACAGCTATGCCGGCCTGATCGTCCCGGCGATCTTCAATGCCTTCGGCATCTTCCTGTTGCGGCAGTACTACCTGTCGATCCCCCGCGAGATCGAGGAAGCGGCGCTGGTCGACGGCGCCGGGTACTGGCGGATTTATCGTTCGCTCATCCTGCCGCTCTCGAAGCCGATCCTGTCGGCGCTGGCCATCCTCTTCTTCCTGGCGAACTGGAATTCCTTCCTGTGGCCGCTGACGGTGGCTTCGGACCCGGACCTGTGGGTCGTCCAGGTGGGAATCGCCAACTTCATGAGCCAGTACACGGCTTCATGGACCTACATCATGGCCGGCTCGACCATCGTCGCCATCCCGACGCTGGTGCTCTTCCTGATCTTCCAGCGGCAGATCATGGATTCGATGAAGACGAGCGGTCTCAAGTAA
- a CDS encoding glycoside hydrolase family 172 protein, producing the protein MTETGLSPLRGLAKLRHARTRRFSSYDRTGGNDDRLHVRPGETQVIADYAGAGIITHIWVTIACESESYLRKIVLRAWWDGEGEPSIEVPIGDFFGMGHARTKNYASLPMQASPEDGKAFNCYFPMPFGSGMRFEITNEAEHVALFYYYIDLELHDTIGPDMARFHAQYRQARPAGIDETGLVNEQVLFAGENRDGSGNYTFLDAEGHGHFVGVLFSVYSRRRSEVWDWYGEGDDMFFIDGEPGLDVEDTPRGLDPRLGTAGARISPRPESAWGANDAWPPTLHGTGTEDYFNTAWCPTQEYAAPYHGIISAGGPNWTEPVTLYRWHIEDPVIFQRSLRATIEHGHANRRSDDLSSVAFWYQAEPHKPFEAFPPVGQRLPTFRRPYAQWDAALKKAEVTG; encoded by the coding sequence ATGACCGAGACAGGCTTATCGCCCCTAAGGGGCCTGGCAAAGCTGCGCCACGCCAGGACCCGCCGTTTCTCAAGTTATGACCGTACCGGTGGCAACGACGACCGGCTTCACGTCCGGCCCGGCGAGACCCAGGTCATCGCCGACTACGCAGGCGCGGGCATCATCACCCATATCTGGGTCACCATCGCATGCGAGAGCGAAAGCTACCTGCGCAAGATCGTGCTGCGCGCGTGGTGGGATGGCGAGGGCGAACCGTCGATCGAGGTGCCCATCGGCGACTTCTTCGGTATGGGGCACGCGCGTACGAAGAACTATGCAAGCCTGCCCATGCAGGCCAGCCCGGAGGACGGCAAGGCATTCAATTGCTATTTCCCGATGCCCTTCGGCAGCGGCATGCGGTTCGAGATCACGAACGAGGCCGAGCACGTCGCCCTGTTCTACTACTATATCGACCTCGAGCTGCACGACACGATCGGCCCGGACATGGCCCGCTTCCATGCCCAGTACCGGCAGGCCCGGCCCGCTGGCATAGACGAGACGGGCCTGGTGAACGAGCAGGTCCTGTTTGCGGGCGAGAACCGCGACGGGAGTGGCAACTACACCTTCCTCGATGCCGAGGGCCATGGGCATTTCGTCGGAGTTCTCTTTTCGGTCTACTCCCGCCGGCGGTCGGAGGTCTGGGACTGGTATGGTGAGGGGGACGACATGTTCTTCATCGACGGGGAACCGGGGCTCGACGTGGAAGACACGCCGCGTGGACTGGACCCGCGCCTCGGCACGGCCGGCGCGCGGATATCGCCAAGGCCCGAGTCGGCATGGGGCGCCAACGACGCCTGGCCGCCGACGCTTCACGGCACAGGCACGGAGGATTACTTCAATACCGCATGGTGCCCCACGCAGGAGTACGCGGCGCCCTATCACGGCATCATATCCGCCGGGGGCCCGAACTGGACCGAGCCCGTCACCCTGTACCGCTGGCATATCGAGGATCCGGTCATCTTCCAACGATCCCTTCGAGCCACGATAGAGCATGGCCACGCCAACCGCCGGTCCGACGATCTGTCTTCCGTCGCTTTTTGGTACCAGGCAGAGCCTCACAAGCCGTTCGAGGCGTTTCCTCCGGTCGGTCAGCGGCTACCCACCTTCCGTCGTCCCTACGCACAATGGGACGCCGCGTTGAAGAAGGCGGAGGTTACAGGCTGA
- a CDS encoding sugar phosphate isomerase/epimerase, which yields MKTLKGPGLFLAQFIGDEAPFDTLDGLAAWAADCGYIGLQVPTGDMRLMDVGLAAGSRDYAQELAGGLAAHGTVFTELSAHLQGQLVAVHPAYDLLFDGFAPEALRGRPQARQEWAVDQLKQTLSAAANLGLPAIAAFSGALAWPYVYPWPQRPAGLIETAFDELAKRWRPILDHAEDVGVDICFEIHPGEDLHDGVSYEMFLERVGGHQRARMLYDPSHYVLQGLDYLQNIDIYHERISMFHVKDAEFNPTGRQGVYGGYQPWIDRAGRFRSPGDGQVDFTSVFSKLAQYDFDGWAVVEWECALKHPEDGAREGAAFVRDHIIRVTDRAFDDFAAAGTDDARNRQILGLGR from the coding sequence ATGAAGACGCTGAAAGGCCCCGGCCTGTTCCTGGCTCAATTCATCGGGGACGAGGCCCCCTTCGACACGCTCGATGGGCTCGCCGCCTGGGCGGCCGATTGCGGTTATATCGGCCTGCAGGTGCCAACGGGCGACATGCGGCTGATGGATGTCGGCCTGGCTGCCGGGTCGCGCGATTACGCGCAGGAGCTTGCCGGGGGGCTGGCCGCACACGGTACGGTCTTCACGGAGCTATCCGCGCATCTGCAGGGCCAGCTCGTTGCCGTGCATCCGGCCTATGATCTTCTGTTCGACGGGTTTGCCCCAGAGGCCCTGCGCGGCCGGCCGCAGGCGCGTCAGGAGTGGGCGGTGGACCAACTCAAGCAGACGCTTTCCGCTGCGGCCAACCTGGGCCTGCCGGCGATCGCGGCCTTTTCCGGGGCGCTGGCCTGGCCATATGTCTACCCTTGGCCGCAGCGCCCCGCCGGGCTGATCGAGACGGCCTTCGATGAACTGGCCAAGCGCTGGAGACCGATCCTCGACCACGCGGAGGATGTCGGCGTCGATATCTGCTTCGAGATTCACCCCGGAGAAGACCTGCATGATGGCGTCTCCTATGAGATGTTCCTCGAGCGGGTCGGCGGCCACCAGCGGGCCCGCATGCTTTACGATCCGTCCCACTATGTGCTGCAGGGGCTGGATTACCTGCAGAACATCGACATCTATCACGAGCGGATATCGATGTTTCACGTCAAGGATGCCGAGTTCAACCCGACCGGCCGGCAGGGCGTCTACGGCGGATATCAGCCCTGGATCGATCGCGCCGGCCGGTTCCGCAGCCCGGGCGACGGACAGGTGGACTTTACCTCCGTCTTCTCGAAGCTCGCGCAATACGATTTCGACGGCTGGGCGGTCGTCGAGTGGGAGTGCGCCCTCAAGCATCCGGAAGACGGTGCGCGCGAGGGCGCGGCCTTCGTGCGCGATCATATCATCCGCGTCACCGACCGTGCCTTCGACGACTTCGCCGCCGCCGGTACGGACGATGCGCGCAACCGGCAGATCCTCGGTCTCGGGAGGTGA
- a CDS encoding Gfo/Idh/MocA family oxidoreductase has product MVGGGSGAFIGGVHRMAARLDGHYTLVAGALSSTPGKARESGLALGLAPDRTYDDFRKMAQREARLKDGIEAVAIVTPNHMHLPAATEFLKRGIHVICDKPLTGTLAEARRMRAAVERTNAVFVLTHNYSAYPLIRQARQMIAEGALGRLRVVQVEYAQNWLTDSVERTGSKQAEWRTDPERAGLGGALGDIGTHAFHLASYVSGLTIERLAADLHSFGDGRALDDNAHVLLRYEGGARGMLWCSQVAPGHENGLRLRLFGDKGGLDWQQEQPNVLRHTRHGEATRLITRNGAGSDAASAAASRVPAGHPEGYIEAFANIYSDAAALIRAAQGKGEKPAAALPGIEDGVEGVAFVDACVRSARSNGAFVALRR; this is encoded by the coding sequence ATGGTCGGCGGCGGCAGCGGCGCCTTCATCGGTGGCGTCCACCGCATGGCAGCCAGGCTCGACGGCCATTATACGCTGGTTGCCGGTGCGTTGTCGTCCACACCGGGGAAAGCGCGGGAAAGCGGCCTGGCGCTCGGACTTGCGCCCGACCGAACCTATGACGACTTCCGAAAAATGGCGCAGAGGGAAGCCCGGTTGAAGGACGGTATCGAGGCCGTCGCCATCGTGACGCCCAACCACATGCACCTGCCGGCCGCAACGGAATTTCTGAAGCGCGGCATCCACGTGATCTGCGACAAGCCGCTGACGGGAACGCTTGCCGAGGCGCGGCGCATGCGCGCCGCCGTGGAGCGCACAAACGCCGTGTTCGTGCTGACGCACAATTACTCGGCCTACCCGCTGATCCGTCAGGCGCGCCAGATGATCGCCGAGGGTGCCTTGGGCCGACTGCGCGTGGTGCAGGTGGAGTATGCCCAGAACTGGCTGACCGACAGCGTCGAGAGGACCGGGTCCAAGCAGGCCGAATGGCGCACCGACCCCGAGCGGGCCGGCCTGGGAGGGGCGCTCGGCGACATCGGCACGCATGCCTTTCACCTGGCGTCCTATGTTTCGGGGCTTACCATCGAGCGACTGGCGGCCGACCTCCATTCGTTCGGTGACGGCCGCGCGCTGGACGACAATGCCCATGTCCTCCTGCGGTACGAAGGCGGGGCGCGCGGCATGCTCTGGTGCAGCCAGGTGGCTCCGGGGCACGAGAATGGCTTGCGCCTGCGCCTCTTCGGCGACAAGGGCGGGCTCGACTGGCAGCAGGAGCAGCCGAACGTGCTGCGCCATACAAGGCATGGAGAGGCGACGCGCCTGATCACCCGCAACGGCGCGGGGTCCGATGCCGCGTCCGCTGCGGCGTCGCGGGTGCCGGCCGGGCACCCGGAGGGCTATATCGAGGCGTTCGCCAATATCTACTCGGACGCCGCGGCGCTGATCCGTGCAGCCCAGGGCAAGGGCGAAAAGCCGGCTGCGGCGCTGCCCGGCATCGAGGACGGCGTCGAAGGGGTCGCCTTCGTGGACGCCTGCGTGCGTTCCGCCCGGTCGAACGGCGCCTTCGTCGCGCTGCGCCGCTAA
- a CDS encoding LacI family DNA-binding transcriptional regulator, with translation MTVRKARAGEAGKPPRVRDVARLAGVSTATVSRTLSNPALVSEATRLTVERAIRESGYTVNLAARNLRQNRTGGVLALVPSIANPFFSRILAGIGAVLRAEGLNLLIADTRVMPDERGRLFDLASRSRTDGLIVLDGSIPPDVLTAEAAPPVVQACEWIEGLHAPSVRADNTGGASLAVEHLVKLGHRHIGHLEGPPDNRLTQARTEGLQAGLAANDLALDPQWSLTGDFSLESGRAAAHRIAAMRDWPTAVICDNDEMACGFIAELQRLGLTVPDDLSVVGFDDIEFAAHVTPGLTTIRQQREEIGSAAARLMLDLLAGRDAKAETILSVELVVRGSTAAMRS, from the coding sequence ATGACGGTGCGCAAGGCAAGGGCAGGCGAAGCAGGCAAGCCGCCGAGGGTGCGGGACGTCGCCCGGCTGGCCGGCGTTTCGACGGCAACCGTCAGTCGCACCCTGTCCAACCCCGCGCTGGTGTCCGAGGCGACCCGCCTTACGGTGGAACGGGCGATCCGGGAGTCGGGCTACACGGTAAATCTTGCCGCGCGCAACCTGCGGCAAAACCGTACGGGCGGAGTTCTGGCGCTGGTGCCCAGCATCGCCAACCCGTTCTTCTCGCGCATTCTCGCCGGTATCGGCGCGGTGCTGCGGGCCGAGGGCTTGAACCTCCTGATCGCCGATACGCGCGTCATGCCGGACGAAAGGGGGAGGCTGTTCGACCTCGCCAGCCGATCCAGGACCGACGGACTGATCGTTCTGGACGGCTCCATCCCCCCGGACGTCCTGACTGCCGAGGCCGCGCCCCCCGTGGTGCAGGCCTGCGAGTGGATCGAAGGGCTGCATGCGCCGAGCGTCAGGGCCGACAATACCGGTGGCGCATCCCTTGCGGTGGAGCATCTGGTGAAACTCGGACATCGCCATATCGGCCATCTGGAAGGGCCGCCCGACAACCGGCTGACGCAGGCGCGCACGGAAGGGCTGCAGGCGGGGCTGGCGGCGAACGATCTTGCGCTCGATCCGCAATGGAGCCTGACAGGCGACTTTTCGCTGGAAAGCGGACGGGCAGCGGCCCACCGGATCGCGGCGATGCGCGATTGGCCGACCGCCGTGATCTGCGACAATGACGAGATGGCCTGCGGCTTCATCGCGGAGCTCCAGCGGCTGGGACTTACTGTGCCGGACGACCTGTCGGTCGTGGGCTTCGACGATATCGAGTTTGCCGCCCATGTGACGCCCGGCCTGACGACCATCCGCCAGCAAAGAGAGGAAATCGGCTCCGCCGCGGCGCGCCTGATGCTGGATCTCCTGGCCGGACGGGACGCGAAAGCCGAGACGATCCTGTCCGTGGAACTGGTCGTCCGTGGGTCCACCGCAGCCATGCGGAGCTGA
- a CDS encoding substrate-binding domain-containing protein → MAGVAHAETFRIGLSNSFVGSEWRTQMIEEAQAAAAAWKDKGVDVEVVVQSGDVDVQGQIGHIRNFINQGVDAIIINPGSPTAFSPVFAQAKARDILVIATDAEVASKDAIYVGIDQKAWAAQSAEWLAEALGGKGNVVTINGIAGNPANEARVAGYREVFAQHPDIKVLNEANANWDQAQGQQTMQNLLATYPDIQGVWVQDGMADGAWRAIEAAGKKDSIAATGEIRKDFMTRWESEKLNSAASVNPPGVMASALNVAVLALQGKEFKDGIFGGPNANAIYIPIPFVDNDNLAENLKSAEDKPGYWSVTATVTPEEAEAFFK, encoded by the coding sequence ATGGCAGGTGTGGCCCATGCGGAGACATTCCGCATAGGGCTGTCCAACAGCTTCGTGGGTTCGGAATGGCGAACCCAGATGATCGAAGAGGCGCAGGCCGCCGCAGCCGCCTGGAAGGACAAGGGCGTGGATGTTGAGGTCGTCGTGCAGAGCGGCGATGTCGACGTGCAGGGCCAGATCGGCCACATCCGCAATTTCATCAATCAGGGCGTTGACGCCATCATCATCAATCCGGGCAGCCCCACGGCCTTCAGCCCGGTCTTCGCGCAGGCCAAGGCCCGCGACATACTGGTGATCGCAACCGATGCCGAGGTTGCATCCAAGGACGCCATCTATGTCGGGATCGACCAGAAGGCGTGGGCGGCGCAATCGGCCGAATGGCTGGCCGAGGCGCTGGGCGGCAAGGGCAATGTCGTCACCATCAACGGCATCGCCGGCAACCCGGCCAACGAAGCGCGCGTTGCCGGCTATCGCGAGGTCTTCGCACAGCATCCCGATATCAAGGTCCTGAACGAGGCGAATGCCAACTGGGACCAGGCGCAGGGCCAGCAGACGATGCAGAACCTGCTTGCCACCTATCCCGATATCCAGGGCGTGTGGGTGCAGGACGGGATGGCAGATGGTGCATGGCGCGCGATCGAGGCCGCGGGCAAGAAGGATTCCATCGCGGCCACGGGCGAAATCCGCAAGGATTTCATGACCCGCTGGGAAAGCGAGAAGCTCAATTCGGCAGCGTCGGTCAACCCTCCGGGCGTCATGGCCAGCGCGCTCAACGTCGCGGTTCTGGCCCTGCAGGGCAAGGAGTTCAAGGATGGCATCTTCGGCGGCCCGAACGCCAATGCCATCTACATTCCGATCCCCTTCGTCGATAACGACAACCTTGCCGAAAACCTGAAGTCCGCCGAGGATAAGCCCGGCTACTGGTCGGTCACGGCGACGGTCACGCCGGAAGAGGCCGAGGCCTTCTTCAAGTAG
- a CDS encoding ABC transporter permease has protein sequence MRRLLHHRPWLITLAVLLLLAAVNTALQPSFVQPAVLQSNLTTFLPLILVAIGQTYVILAGDIDLSVGSIVALSNVVTVSVFAALGNGSEAIPYGMAAGLATGLLVGLLNGVLVSVLRLQPIVTTFATGIVLAGAAIWVLPQAGLPVPDAYWMAYSGTVLGVPTVLLILAAAAVCVAILSRSVFHAHLLAVGGNRAGAFQTGLSVVRLRILAYALSGLFSAIAALCLTGETASGDPLLGGALALSAISAVVLGGTALSGGQGGAVGSILGALVLGLIGNVIFFAGLPFEYQTLVQGLIVLLALAGGVVVTRRTA, from the coding sequence ATGAGACGGCTGCTTCACCATCGCCCCTGGCTGATTACGCTGGCGGTCCTTCTGCTGCTGGCGGCGGTCAACACGGCGCTGCAACCGTCCTTCGTCCAGCCGGCCGTCCTGCAATCCAACCTGACGACCTTCCTTCCGCTGATCCTCGTCGCCATCGGCCAGACATATGTCATCCTGGCCGGCGATATCGACCTGTCGGTCGGCAGCATCGTCGCACTCAGCAACGTGGTGACCGTTTCGGTCTTCGCGGCGCTCGGCAACGGATCGGAGGCCATTCCCTATGGCATGGCGGCCGGCCTTGCGACCGGCCTTCTGGTCGGGCTGCTCAATGGTGTGCTGGTCTCCGTGCTGCGGCTTCAGCCCATCGTTACCACATTCGCAACCGGCATCGTCTTGGCGGGGGCCGCCATCTGGGTGCTGCCGCAAGCCGGTCTGCCGGTGCCCGACGCCTACTGGATGGCCTATTCCGGCACGGTGCTGGGGGTGCCGACCGTGCTTCTGATCCTAGCGGCCGCGGCGGTCTGCGTCGCCATCCTGTCGCGCAGCGTCTTCCATGCCCATCTGCTGGCCGTGGGCGGCAACCGCGCCGGCGCCTTCCAGACCGGCCTGTCGGTGGTGCGTCTTCGAATCCTGGCCTATGCGCTGTCCGGCCTGTTCTCGGCAATCGCGGCCCTGTGCCTGACGGGCGAGACCGCATCGGGCGATCCGCTCCTGGGCGGCGCGCTTGCGCTGTCGGCGATCTCTGCGGTGGTGCTGGGCGGAACCGCGCTATCGGGCGGGCAGGGCGGCGCGGTAGGCTCCATCCTGGGCGCGCTCGTGCTGGGCTTGATCGGCAACGTCATCTTCTTCGCCGGGCTGCCCTTCGAATACCAGACGCTCGTGCAGGGGCTGATCGTGCTTCTGGCGCTGGCCGGTGGCGTCGTCGTAACGAGGCGCACCGCATGA
- a CDS encoding sugar ABC transporter ATP-binding protein, with product MAAILEATHVAKSFGAVRALVKGDLIVQRGEIHALLGANGCGKSTLCKVIAGALAPSGGTLRIDGQERSFASPREAERAGVSLFYQELSLVPQLSVESNIFLGHEPRRFGFVDRAALRREADRLIGLFAGVVGASLTPSATVADLSPDERQVVEILKVFATRPKLMIMDEATAALDGRQAARLFDILRAKRGEGVSTIMISHRLDEVFAVCDRITVMRNGESVAALDVASTDRAAVVHHMVGDVVLPQRPVHAATHSGQPLLAVDALSAGRFRDVSLKVWPGEVVGLAGLQGQGQSALLRSLFGADPALGGTVALDGVEEAIRRPRDAVRRGIAYVSGDRGRDAALHGRSIFENAVAGILAREGAWVPRRKALRRRAEAAAGDLGTRYASLDAPIGSLSGGNQQKIFIARWLATKPRLLLLDDPTKGIDLGAKADLFALMRRLADEGAAILFYSSEDSEVLDQTDRCLVFNGGRVVTELSGSRMTALDLTRAAYGEAA from the coding sequence ATGGCGGCCATACTGGAGGCGACGCACGTCGCCAAATCCTTCGGCGCGGTCAGGGCGCTGGTCAAGGGTGATCTCATCGTCCAGCGCGGCGAGATCCACGCTTTGCTCGGCGCCAATGGCTGCGGCAAGAGCACGCTCTGCAAGGTTATCGCAGGCGCGCTCGCCCCCAGCGGCGGAACGCTTCGCATTGACGGGCAGGAGCGCTCCTTCGCCTCGCCGCGCGAGGCCGAGCGCGCCGGCGTGTCGCTGTTCTATCAGGAGCTGAGCCTCGTTCCGCAGCTGTCGGTCGAGAGCAACATCTTTCTGGGGCACGAGCCCCGCCGCTTCGGCTTTGTCGACAGGGCAGCGCTGCGGCGCGAGGCGGATCGGCTGATCGGCCTTTTTGCCGGCGTCGTCGGCGCCTCCCTGACCCCATCTGCAACGGTTGCCGACCTGTCCCCCGACGAGCGGCAGGTCGTGGAAATCCTCAAGGTTTTCGCCACCCGGCCGAAGCTGATGATCATGGATGAAGCGACCGCCGCCCTCGATGGACGGCAGGCGGCACGGCTTTTCGACATATTGCGGGCAAAGCGCGGCGAAGGCGTCTCCACCATCATGATCTCGCACCGGCTGGACGAAGTCTTCGCCGTCTGCGACCGCATCACCGTCATGCGAAACGGAGAAAGCGTGGCGGCGCTGGATGTCGCCTCCACCGATCGCGCCGCCGTGGTGCACCATATGGTGGGGGATGTCGTCCTGCCGCAGCGGCCTGTTCATGCGGCAACCCATTCGGGCCAGCCGCTGCTGGCGGTGGATGCCCTGTCGGCCGGCCGGTTCCGCGACGTGTCGCTGAAGGTCTGGCCGGGCGAGGTCGTCGGCCTGGCCGGGTTGCAGGGGCAGGGGCAATCGGCCTTGCTCCGCAGCCTGTTCGGGGCGGACCCCGCCCTCGGCGGGACCGTGGCGCTGGATGGCGTGGAAGAGGCCATCCGCAGGCCACGCGATGCCGTGCGCCGGGGCATCGCCTATGTCTCGGGGGATCGTGGACGCGACGCCGCCCTGCATGGACGGTCCATCTTCGAGAATGCCGTTGCCGGCATCCTGGCTCGAGAGGGTGCGTGGGTGCCGCGTCGGAAGGCGTTGCGCAGGCGCGCCGAGGCCGCCGCCGGCGATCTAGGGACGCGTTATGCCAGCCTGGACGCACCCATTGGCTCGCTGTCGGGCGGCAACCAGCAAAAGATCTTCATCGCGCGGTGGCTCGCCACGAAACCCCGCCTGCTGCTTCTGGACGACCCCACCAAGGGCATCGACCTCGGCGCCAAGGCGGACCTGTTCGCGCTGATGCGCCGCCTGGCCGACGAAGGGGCGGCCATCCTGTTCTATTCGTCGGAGGATTCCGAAGTGCTCGACCAGACGGACCGCTGCCTCGTCTTCAACGGCGGCCGCGTGGTGACCGAGCTTTCCGGCTCGCGCATGACGGCGCTGGACCTGACGCGCGCCGCCTATGGGGAGGCGGCATGA
- the ugpC gene encoding sn-glycerol-3-phosphate ABC transporter ATP-binding protein UgpC — protein MAGLSLQDVVKLYGSHAVVHGISVDIADGEFVALVGPSGCGKSTLLRMVAGLEDISAGAVLIAGEVVNDLSPKERNIAMVFQNYALYPHMTVAENLAFGLMLSGDDKATRKRKVENAASILGLDSLLQRYPSQLSGGQRQRVAMGRAIVREPDVFLFDEPLSNLDAKLRVAMRAEIKSLHRRLGITTVYVTHDQVEAMTMADRIVVMRDGRIEQVGAPLELYDNPANLFVAGFIGSPTMNFILGQARGGVFSGGGVTVDVPAGEGVMVLGVRPDRVALVHGDDALEVVSVEPTGAETHLGLVAKEQSWTVVTQQRVELQPGDRVGIRIAPSDIHLFDAEGGGRLGLN, from the coding sequence ATGGCCGGTCTTTCACTACAGGATGTCGTGAAACTCTACGGCAGCCACGCCGTCGTCCACGGCATATCGGTCGATATCGCCGATGGCGAGTTCGTAGCCCTGGTTGGACCGTCCGGCTGCGGGAAGTCGACCCTCCTTCGAATGGTTGCCGGCCTGGAGGACATATCGGCCGGCGCGGTGCTCATTGCCGGCGAGGTCGTTAACGACCTGTCGCCGAAAGAGCGCAACATCGCCATGGTCTTCCAGAACTATGCGCTGTATCCGCATATGACCGTGGCAGAGAACCTCGCCTTCGGCCTGATGCTCTCCGGAGACGACAAGGCGACCCGCAAGCGCAAGGTCGAGAATGCCGCCTCGATCCTCGGCCTCGACAGCCTGCTCCAACGATACCCGTCCCAATTGTCCGGAGGGCAGCGCCAGCGCGTGGCGATGGGGCGGGCCATCGTCCGCGAGCCGGACGTGTTCCTTTTCGACGAGCCGCTGTCGAACCTTGACGCCAAACTGCGTGTCGCGATGCGCGCGGAAATCAAGTCGCTGCATCGGCGCCTGGGCATCACGACGGTCTATGTGACGCATGACCAGGTCGAGGCGATGACGATGGCGGACAGGATCGTCGTCATGCGCGACGGGCGGATCGAGCAGGTCGGCGCGCCGCTGGAGCTGTACGATAATCCGGCCAACCTGTTCGTGGCGGGCTTCATCGGATCGCCAACGATGAATTTCATTCTTGGACAGGCACGGGGCGGGGTCTTTTCGGGTGGTGGCGTCACGGTGGATGTACCCGCCGGGGAAGGGGTCATGGTTCTTGGCGTGCGGCCGGACAGGGTGGCCCTGGTGCATGGGGACGATGCGCTGGAGGTCGTCTCCGTGGAGCCCACCGGGGCGGAGACGCATCTCGGACTGGTGGCGAAGGAGCAATCCTGGACGGTAGTGACGCAGCAGCGTGTCGAACTTCAGCCCGGCGATCGCGTGGGTATCCGCATCGCGCCCAGCGACATTCATCTTTTCGATGCCGAGGGGGGTGGGCGGCTAGGGCTGAATTAG